AAGCCTTAGAATTTGAAATTCAGGAGCGTACGGCTGCCGTTCATGCCTTACGAAAGAGTCAAGAGCAGTTTTCAAAGGCATTCCACGCGAATCCCATTGCTTGCTCAATTTCAACCCTAGATGAAGGCCGTTTTCTAGACGTTAACGCTAGCTTCCTCCGCTTTTTTGACTATCCTCGTGATGCGGTGATTAACAAAACGGCTGCCGAACTTAAGATTTGGGCGAATCTATCGGATCGCGATCGCCTCCTAACAACCTTGCAACAACAGCAGCATTCCGTGCAGCTTGATGTACCGTTTTGCACCCGGTCGGGCGACGTGCGCGAGGGAATGGCATCGTTTGAGCAAATCGATCTGAACGGCACTCCCTGTCTTCTGGGCATGATTTACGACATTACCGAGCGGAAGCAAGTCGAGCGTGAGCAACAACAGCAAATGCAGTTGGCGGCGCTCCGGGCTGAAGTGGGGGAAGCCTTGGCGAGCGGGGACTCGCTTCAGGAGATGCTGAATCAGTGTGTGATCGCCCTTTGCGAGCATCTAGATGCCGCCTTTGCCCGCATTTGGTTGCTGGATGAGGTGGATCAGGTGCTTGTCCTCAAAGCCAGTGCCGGACTGTACACCCATTTAGATGGTGCCCACGGTCGGATTGCGGTTGGCCAATGTAAGATCGGGCGCATTGCTCAAAATCGACAGCCCCACCTCACCAATCAGGTGCTTCAGGATCCTCACATCAGCGATCGCGCTTGGGCAGAACGGGAGGGAATGGTGGCATTTGCAGGCTATCCCCTCGTCTTGCAAGATAAGCTGCTGGGAGTGGTTGCCCTCTTTGCCCGCCATCCGTTATCTGAACGAGCAATTAAGGAAATTGCGTCCGTCGCTAGCACGATCGCCGTCGGTATCGTTCGCAAGTTGGCCGAAGATGCCTTATGTAAAACAAGCGAACGCGAACGGGCGGTGGCTCGTGTCCTGCAACGGATGCGAGAAACCCTGAACTTAGAAACCATTTTCCGGACAACTACCGCTGAATTACGTCAGGTCATGGAGTGCGATCGCACCCTGATCTACCGCTTTAATGCCGATTGGAGTGGGCAGGTCGTGGCAGAATCGGTGGGCGATCGCTGGAATATGCTGTTGCCCGTTTCGGACACTAACCCAAGCGTGACTAAAATGGCGGTGAGTCAGTCTGCTTGTATCGTGAAACAAATGGATGGTACGGAAGTGGTCATCCAAGATACCTATTTACAACAGTACGCCGGTGGCCCTTACCGCAAGGGCGGTAGTTACTGCTGTGTGACTGATATCTATGAACAAGACTTTGACACCTGTTATCTAGAACTGCTCGAATCCCTGCAAGCGAGAGCCTATCTGATTGTCCCCATTTTCTGTAAAGACCAACTTTGGGGCTTGCTTGCCAGTTATCAAAATGCGACGCCTCGACGATGGCAAGCGGGCGAAATCAAGATGATGTCCCAAGTTGGCAATCAATTGGGGGTTGCGGTGCAGCAGGTCGAACTCTTTATCCAAGTTCAAGAACAAGCTGAGGCACTGAAACGCGCCAAGGAACTGGCCGATACGGCGAACCAGGCAAAGAGTGAGTTTTTGGCCAATATGAGCCACGAACTGCGTACGCCGCTGAACGTAATTTTGGGGTTCACCCAACTGCTCAACCATGACGAAAGCCTAACGGATGAATACCAAGGCTACTTACGCACCATTAGCAGTAGCGGTGAACATTTGCTAGCCCTCATCAACGATATCCTGGAAATGTCGAAAATTGAGGCTGGAGCGCTCACGTTTAATGAGAGTACCTTCAACCTCCCCCATCTCTTAGAGGGACTGCACGATATGATGCATGTCCGCGCAACCTCCAAGGGGATCACCCTAGGGTTTGAGATTGCCGACGATCTGCCAGCCACCATCAAAACCGATGAAGGTAAACTGCGCCAAATTTTGATTAACCTGCTGGGCAACGCCATCAAATTTACCCAGCAAGGGAGCGTGATATTGCGTGCAACCGCGATTGCCAGATCCTCTGCAACGCTGGCTGCAAACCTGGAGGATCACCCTGTTACCCTCCAGTTTGAAGTTGCTGATACCGGGCCAGGCATGACCCCCCAAGAACTCCAGCAGCTCTTTCAACCCTTTAAGCAAACCCAGACCGGACTCAACAACGAAGGAACCGGACTGGGGCTAGCCATCAGCCAAAGGTATGCTCAAATGCTAGGCGGCAGCATTATGGTTCACAGCCAGCTAGGGCAAGGAAGCACCTTCTCCGTGCAAATCACAGCAACAGCGTTTGCACTGACCACCCTTCCCCCTCGGTCTTCGCGTCCTGAAGCTAAAGTAGTGGGTCTTGCCCCAAACCAGCCCAGCTATCGGATTCTGGTGGCGGAAGATCACCCTGCTAATCGGCTCTTATTAACCAAACTGCTATCTGGCGTTGGCTTTACAGTTCAGGACGCTGTTAATGGAGAAGAGGCGATCGCCCGTTGGCAACAGTGGCACCCCCACCTAATTTTCATGGATATGCGGATGCCTGTGTTGGATGGGCAGGAAACAACCCGACGCATTCGAGCCTTAGAACAACAGAGGGGCGATCGCGACATCGCCCACACAACGATCCTGGCACTCACGGCGAGCGCCTTCACCGAGCAACAAGACGTCATGAAAAACGCTGGGTGTGATGATGTCATTGGGAAGCCGTTTAATATTCAGGAGGTTTTTGGAAAAATTGCCCAATATCTTGGCGTGCACTATCAGTACCAAGAGGCGAGTCAAAGCAGCCAAGCCCAACCCCTGGCTCACACACCAGACGAGTACATCAGCTTACTACAGGCCATGCCGAGCGAATGGATTGAGCAAGTTCATCGAGCCGCTAGTGAAGCAGATGATGTGACTATCCTCTCTTTGCTTAGTAAGATTCCGCCAGAATATAATTCACTGACCAAATCGCTAAAAAATCTGGCTGACAATTTCTTGTTTGATAAGATCATCGCCATTGTTTCTCAGAATCATGGTTAGAACTTGGGAGTCTAATTATCCTGATATTACTTAGAGATCAGAGTCTAACTCTTTGTTTTTATGCTGTGATCAAACATCTACTTAATAGAAACTAAATTGAGTTATGGCAACGAAGGAGACTATTAAGATATACGGGGGATGGGGGCGAAGTTCCCTCCCAGGAGTTTCACCCCTGCACCCCGTCCTAAGCAACCCTTTGGTTCCTATATTGTCTTCTGAACTTGGACGGTGATACAACAAAACTTTATGGGTAACTCTGTGTTTTCTGAAGAAGGTCAAAACGATCAATCTACTTTATCAGCAGATATTTTAATTGTCGATGATGTTCCAGATAATATTCGCTTTCTTTCCAGTTTTTTAATTGAACATGGATATCGAGTTCGAAAGGCTGTGAATGGTCAGATGGCGTTAACAGCGATTCAAGCACTCAGACCGGATCTCATTTTGCTAGATGTAAATCTGCCTGATTTCAGTGGATATGAAATCTGTAGTCGTTTGAAGGATGATCAGACGACTCAATCAATTCCGATTATTTTTCTCAGTGCTGGAAATGAAACGGTTGATAAAGTAAAAGCCTTCAAGCTTGGTGCAGCAGACTACATCACGAAGCCTTTCTATCTTGAAGAGGTGCTTGCTCGGATTCAAACCCAGCTCACTATCCAGGGACTCCAAGCAGAGCTAGAGTCGCAAAATGTGCAGCTTAAAGATGCCTTAGAGGCATTGAAGATCTCCCAAGCTCACGTCGTACAACAGGAGAAAATGGCGACACTCAGAAAGGTCGTTGCTGGGGTAGCCCATGAGGTTAATAATCCCCTGAGTTTTATTGCCTGTAATGTGAAACCTGCCCAGGACTATATTCAAACGTTGACAACATTATTAGACCTTTATCAGCAGCACTATCCCGATCCAGATCCTGACATTCAAGATTATCTAGATACGATTGATCTAGAGTTTATATCTGCGGACGTGCAAAACATTATTCGCTCCATGGGAACGGGGGCAGAGCGTATTCGAGATGTGATTCTAGCGCTGCAACAGTTTATTCGTTTGGACGAAAAGGGTATCAAGCTGATCGATGTCCATGAAAGCATTAATAATACGCTTGTGTTTCTGCAAAATCGTTTAACTCTAAACGCAGGGGCGCTCGCCATTGAAATCCGTAAAACCTATGGCGAAATTCCTCCAATTCAATGCTATGCCGCTCAACTAAATCAGGCAATTTTTAATCTGCTCTGCAACGCCGTCGACGCGATTGAGGAAAAGCTCGTAAAGTTTCCGTCCAATGGGTTCCAACCCGTTATTACGATCACAACGCAGCAACTGGATGACCATAGGGTTTCTATTTGTATTCAAGATAATGGTATTGGGATTCCTGCTCAAAATCAGCTTTTGATTTTTGAACCTTTCTTTTCCACAAAGCAAGCAGGGCAGGGTGTTGGCTTAGGTCTGGCGACGAGTCGCAGCATTGTGGAAGAGGTGCATCGCGGCACATTGACCGTCCAATCTTCCCCTGAAATGGGAACAGAATTCCGAATAACGCTGCCTATTCAGGCTGTTAAAACATCCACTCTAACCCCACCCCAAGCTGCTTCTGGCTGATATCACTGCTGCTTTGAATCTGGAGTTCTGTTGCAATCCGAAGATCGGGGGCGATCGCATATCCGGTGCTAACGGTTGTGATGCCTAACTCATCCCCCTTACCGGGTGCAACCCAAACCTGACTGACGGATATGTCACTGGCTCCATTCCGCGATAAGGCTAGGGTGAGTCTCATACCCAACGTTAAGCCTGACACGTCTTCATCCGCTTGGTGAACCGATCGATAGCCCGCAACGGGGGCAAGATTGACGCGATCGCCAAGAGGACGCAAGTAATAGCGCAATTCTGCACCGTAGGACTGCGAATCATCACCATTCAAGGCTACGCGATAGTCGCCGCTGACCGTCAGGGAACTGTCCCCCCCAAACAAATCCTCAATTCCGATCCACCCTGTAGACGTATCTGGCTCTGCAAGGGAGTAGGCATACCCGACGCGTAGCCGTGGGCGAATCGTTGAATCGTGGCGAATATCGGTATCCAAATCGGGTACTTCGTCCAACCATCGCTGTAGGACGGGGCTTTCGTCAACCGTCTGGGAGTCTAGGTCAAGTTCATCTAGGCGTTGGGCCTGATCGGACACGGGGACTTCAGCGACGGGTTCTGCCAGTGGGGATGTTGCCACACCGAGCGCTAAAACGGCTAGAGTTGATAACATTCAGCTTCGCTCCCTCCAAACTCCTATCCAGCTTCTAGCGATCGCGCCGAGAAGACGATCGCTGAGCAATCACCCGTGAACCCAGCGCTGAAGCGGCAATGATCGCGACTAATGCCCAAATTGGCGATGCCGATGGCCGGGGGCTGGCATCGGCGTAGTCAAACAAGCTGGGTGGAGCGGGTGCGGTCGCAGGGGGGGCAGTCGTCATTGGCGATTGGGCCATGTCAACCTCGGATGAGGCGTTGGGTGAAGTGGCTTGAGTCGTCGGACGGGTTGAACTTGCAGTAAACAGAGGATCCATGAGGCGACTGAGAGCATATCCGCCGATTCCCAGCATGCCTAGCCACACTATGATCACGAGTCCGTAGGAGTAGCCCTTGACAACGCGGCTTGATGGTCGCTTCACAGGAACGGGCTGAGGGGGGGGACTGGGTTGGACGGAGCGCCGGAGTGGACGGGGATGTGGATCCGGAAGGGATGCCGTGTAAAACGCTTGAGAAAAGGCTTGAGATCTAGGTTCTGGTGCGATCGCCCGTGGCCTTGGCACAAGTGGCAAATTGACGCCTGTGTTTGGAAGGGGGGGAGGCGTTACCGATGGCGTTGTGGGTAAGGACTGCGCGACAAAAATGGGGGGTGTCATGCCTTGCGGAGCAGTCCAAACCGCCTGATAGGGTGACAGCAAGGATTGCGGAGGGGACGGAGCCGGATCGGGGAGGCGATATTCGGGCAGGAAATACTTCGCCCGTGCCGAGGGGGGCGCAGGTGTACCTGAATGCGGGGATTGGCTAACTAACCACTGACGGAAATGATCGTGGCGAGACATCGGTAATATACAGGGAACCCCATCCTAAATCCTGTGTTGATGCCCCTATGGTAACGTTAATCGAGCGATTTCAGTACGCAGGTGCAGCCAACCAAGAGACCGCCGCGCCCACCATCGAGCCAATCAAGACTTGCAGCGGGGTGTGGCCGAGGAGTTCCTTGAGACGCTCTTCGCTAAATTCGGAGCGATCGCTCAAGAGTTCGTCTACAAGCTGATTTAACCGTCGAGCGTGGAGTCCGGCGGCTTGGCGAATACCCATTGCATCGTACATGACGATAATGGCAAATACACAGGCGATCGCAAATTCGGTACTGGCCCATCCTGTCGTTTGCCCTACGCCACCCGCCAGAGCCGTCACCATGGCCGAGTGAGAACTGGGCATGCCGCCGGCCTCAATCATGGAGTGGATCCTAAATTTTCCTTGCAAGGCAAGTTCAATAAACGGTTTTAAGAATTGGGCTGTGAAACACGCCAGCACAGCGACAATCAGAACATGGTTATTAATGATTGTGAGAAAATCCTGCATGTTGCTTGGGGGAATGGGTCTCGATGGGTAGACGTTCGGCACATTAGTTTGTGCGTGCCACGATGTAGTCTGTAAGCGCTCTTAACGGCTGGGCGCGATCGCCAAAGGGATCAAGCTGAGCCTTAGCCGACGCAATCAACTGATCCGCCTGCCGCCTGGACTCCTCTAAGCCCCAGAGACTGGGATAGGTGGCCTTTTGCGCTACGAGGTCTTTACCTGCGGTTTTCCCCAACTCTTCGGGTGTTGCCGTAATGTCTAGGATGTCGTCAATAATTTGGAAGGCCAGACCGATATTTTGAGCGTACTCCGACAATCGGTTGAGGGTGGCCTCATCAGCTCCGGCGAGGATAGCCCCACACACCACCGAGGCTTCGAGCAAGGCTCCAGTTTTGTGACGGTGAATGTAGGTCAGCGTATCGACCGTAACATCAGGCTTTCCTTCCGATTGCAGATCTAGCACCTGACCACCGACTAACCCTTCTGCGCCGACGGCTCGACCGAGCCACGCAATCACACTCAGCACCCGCTCTGCCGGAACGTCCTTGGTTTGGCGGGCGATGAACTCGAATGCGTAGGTGAGTAGACCATCTCCGGCCAGGATGGCAATATCTTCGCCATATACCTTATGGTTAGTCAGCCGACCGCGCCGATAGTCATCATTATCCATCGCCGGAAGATCGTCGTGGATGAGCGACATCGTATGCACCATTTCCATCGCACAGGCCGTGGGCATAGCAGACTCCAGCGTTCCGCCCGTTAGCTCACAGGTGGCGAGACACAGAATGGGACGCAACCGCTTTCCGCCCGCCATCAGCGAGTAGCGCATGGCTTCGTAAATGGTTTCGGGATAGGTCACCGTGATGGATTGATCCAGCGCGGCCTCGACTAGCACTTTGCGTTCGCTGAGATAGGCGGCGAGATCAAAATTAGGTTTTGAGCGTGCTTCGTCCGTCATGACCATCTTGCGTTGTTACACTCCTCTTACACTCTGGCGATAACTCAATACGGTGTTGTGTAGCAGCATGGCAACAGTCATGGGGCCAACCCCACCCGGAACGGGAGTGATCCAAGCTGCCGTTTTTGCCACTGTTTCAAATTCTACGTCGCCAACGAGCCGTCCTTTACCATCGGGGGTGGAAATTCGATTAATGCCCACGTCGATGACGACACTGCCCGGTTTCACCATATCAGCCGTGACTAATCCAGGGCGACCCACCGCTGCGATCAGAATATCAGCATCTTGGGTGACTGCTTTCAGATCGGGGGTGCGCGAGTGGGCGATCGTGACGGTCGCGTTTTCGGCCAGCATCATTAAGGCTAAGGGTTTACCCACTAAGATGCTGCGTCCCAGGACGACCACTTTTTTGCCTGCAATTTGGAGGTCATAGTCTGCCATGAGGCGCATAACGCCTGCGGGGGTGCAGCTTCGCAGTCCAGCCTCGCCGCGTACCAAACGGCCTAAGTTAACGGGATGCAGACCGTCGGCATCTTTATCTGGGTGGATGCGGTTGAGG
The Synechococcales cyanobacterium T60_A2020_003 DNA segment above includes these coding regions:
- a CDS encoding GAF domain-containing protein — translated: MLDLIRTIVSPSQYIPHGHCYLWQTPLVWLHVVSDALIAIAYFSIPTMLIYFVRKRSDLPFSRIFLLFSAFIIFCSLGHLLDIWTLWHPAYWLTGIEKALTAFVSCYTALRLVELLPQFLALKSPEQLETINRELEAQIAERQRTEEILSTIVTGTSSVTGNDFFAALVENLATALDVTYVMACEMVEGDDRKLRTLALYAEGKLAPNKIEYDLGGTPCQAALEGRSLSFYPQCLQQHFPDAAILKDLKAESYVGVPLLDETHTPIGQLCILDVKPFELDDRTKALLQVFAARASVELQRKWAEEEKRRAYEELELRVEERTAELVTANQALEFEIQERTAAVHALRKSQEQFSKAFHANPIACSISTLDEGRFLDVNASFLRFFDYPRDAVINKTAAELKIWANLSDRDRLLTTLQQQQHSVQLDVPFCTRSGDVREGMASFEQIDLNGTPCLLGMIYDITERKQVEREQQQQMQLAALRAEVGEALASGDSLQEMLNQCVIALCEHLDAAFARIWLLDEVDQVLVLKASAGLYTHLDGAHGRIAVGQCKIGRIAQNRQPHLTNQVLQDPHISDRAWAEREGMVAFAGYPLVLQDKLLGVVALFARHPLSERAIKEIASVASTIAVGIVRKLAEDALCKTSERERAVARVLQRMRETLNLETIFRTTTAELRQVMECDRTLIYRFNADWSGQVVAESVGDRWNMLLPVSDTNPSVTKMAVSQSACIVKQMDGTEVVIQDTYLQQYAGGPYRKGGSYCCVTDIYEQDFDTCYLELLESLQARAYLIVPIFCKDQLWGLLASYQNATPRRWQAGEIKMMSQVGNQLGVAVQQVELFIQVQEQAEALKRAKELADTANQAKSEFLANMSHELRTPLNVILGFTQLLNHDESLTDEYQGYLRTISSSGEHLLALINDILEMSKIEAGALTFNESTFNLPHLLEGLHDMMHVRATSKGITLGFEIADDLPATIKTDEGKLRQILINLLGNAIKFTQQGSVILRATAIARSSATLAANLEDHPVTLQFEVADTGPGMTPQELQQLFQPFKQTQTGLNNEGTGLGLAISQRYAQMLGGSIMVHSQLGQGSTFSVQITATAFALTTLPPRSSRPEAKVVGLAPNQPSYRILVAEDHPANRLLLTKLLSGVGFTVQDAVNGEEAIARWQQWHPHLIFMDMRMPVLDGQETTRRIRALEQQRGDRDIAHTTILALTASAFTEQQDVMKNAGCDDVIGKPFNIQEVFGKIAQYLGVHYQYQEASQSSQAQPLAHTPDEYISLLQAMPSEWIEQVHRAASEADDVTILSLLSKIPPEYNSLTKSLKNLADNFLFDKIIAIVSQNHG
- the folD gene encoding bifunctional methylenetetrahydrofolate dehydrogenase/methenyltetrahydrofolate cyclohydrolase FolD → MGSNMAGLLDGKALAERIHSELAHHIQQIEPNVGRSPGLAVLMVGDNPASAAYVRNKERACDKVGIASFGKHFPTQTSQDELMGVIDELNQDERVDGILIQLPLPDHLDSVALLNRIHPDKDADGLHPVNLGRLVRGEAGLRSCTPAGVMRLMADYDLQIAGKKVVVLGRSILVGKPLALMMLAENATVTIAHSRTPDLKAVTQDADILIAAVGRPGLVTADMVKPGSVVIDVGINRISTPDGKGRLVGDVEFETVAKTAAWITPVPGGVGPMTVAMLLHNTVLSYRQSVRGV
- a CDS encoding divergent PAP2 family protein, translating into MQDFLTIINNHVLIVAVLACFTAQFLKPFIELALQGKFRIHSMIEAGGMPSSHSAMVTALAGGVGQTTGWASTEFAIACVFAIIVMYDAMGIRQAAGLHARRLNQLVDELLSDRSEFSEERLKELLGHTPLQVLIGSMVGAAVSWLAAPAY
- a CDS encoding polyprenyl synthetase family protein; the protein is MVMTDEARSKPNFDLAAYLSERKVLVEAALDQSITVTYPETIYEAMRYSLMAGGKRLRPILCLATCELTGGTLESAMPTACAMEMVHTMSLIHDDLPAMDNDDYRRGRLTNHKVYGEDIAILAGDGLLTYAFEFIARQTKDVPAERVLSVIAWLGRAVGAEGLVGGQVLDLQSEGKPDVTVDTLTYIHRHKTGALLEASVVCGAILAGADEATLNRLSEYAQNIGLAFQIIDDILDITATPEELGKTAGKDLVAQKATYPSLWGLEESRRQADQLIASAKAQLDPFGDRAQPLRALTDYIVARTN
- a CDS encoding response regulator, producing MGNSVFSEEGQNDQSTLSADILIVDDVPDNIRFLSSFLIEHGYRVRKAVNGQMALTAIQALRPDLILLDVNLPDFSGYEICSRLKDDQTTQSIPIIFLSAGNETVDKVKAFKLGAADYITKPFYLEEVLARIQTQLTIQGLQAELESQNVQLKDALEALKISQAHVVQQEKMATLRKVVAGVAHEVNNPLSFIACNVKPAQDYIQTLTTLLDLYQQHYPDPDPDIQDYLDTIDLEFISADVQNIIRSMGTGAERIRDVILALQQFIRLDEKGIKLIDVHESINNTLVFLQNRLTLNAGALAIEIRKTYGEIPPIQCYAAQLNQAIFNLLCNAVDAIEEKLVKFPSNGFQPVITITTQQLDDHRVSICIQDNGIGIPAQNQLLIFEPFFSTKQAGQGVGLGLATSRSIVEEVHRGTLTVQSSPEMGTEFRITLPIQAVKTSTLTPPQAASG